From the genome of Opisthocomus hoazin isolate bOpiHoa1 chromosome 8, bOpiHoa1.hap1, whole genome shotgun sequence, one region includes:
- the LOC104339570 gene encoding histone H3 — translation MARTKQTARKSTGGKAPRKQLATKAARKSAPATGGVKKPHRYRPGTVALREIRRYQKSTELLIRKLPFQRLVREIAQDFKTDLRFQSSAVMALQEASEAYLVGLFEDTNLCAIHAKRVTIMPKDIQLARRIRGERA, via the coding sequence ATGGCGCGCACGAAGCAGACGGCGCGCAAGTCGACGGGCGGGAAGGCGCCCCGCAAGCAGCTGGCCACCAAGGCGGCCCGCAAGAGCGCGCCGGCCACGGGCGGCGTGAAGAAGCCGCACCGCTACCGGCCCGGCACGGTGGCGCTGCGCGAGATCCGGCGCTACCAGAAGTCGACGGAGCTGCTGATCCGCAAGCTGCCCTTCCAGCGCCTGGTGCGCGAGATCGCGCAGGACTTCAAGACCGACCTGCGCTTCCAGAGCTCGGCTGTGATggcgctgcaggaggcgagcgAGGCCTACCTGGTGGGGCTGTTCGAGGACACCAACCTCTGTGCCATCCACGCCAAGCGCGTCACCATCATGCCCAAGGACATCCAGCTGGCCCGCCGCATCCGCGGGGAGCGCGCCTGA
- the LOC142362226 gene encoding histone H4, which yields MSGRGKGGKGLGKGGAKRHRKVLRDNIQGITKPAIRRLARRGGVKRISGLIYEETRGVLKVFLENVIRDAVTYTEHAKRKTVTAMDVVYALKRQGRTLYGFGG from the coding sequence ATGTCTGGGCGCGGCAAGGGCGGGAAGGGGCTCGGCAAGGGGGGTGCCAAGCGGCACCGCAAGGTGCTGCGCGACAACATCCAGGGCATCACCAAGCCGGCCATCCGCCGCCTGGCTCGGCGCGGCGGCGTGAAGCGCATCTCGGGGCTCATCTACGAGGAGACGCGCGGCGTGCTGAAGGTCTTCCTGGAGAACGTGATCCGCGACGCCGTCACGTACACCGAGCACGCCAAGAGGAAGACGGTCACGGCCATGGACGTGGTCTATGCCCTCAAGCGCCAGGGACGCACCCTCTACGGCTTCGGCGGCTGA
- the LOC104339571 gene encoding histone H4, whose protein sequence is MSGRGKGGKGLGKGGAKRHRKVLRDNIQGITKPAIRRLARRGGVKRISGLIYEETRGVLKVFLENVIRDAVTYTEHAKRKTVTAMDVVYALKRQGRTLYGFGG, encoded by the coding sequence ATGTCTGGGCGCGGCAAGGGCGGGAAGGGGCTCGGCAAGGGGGGCGCCAAGCGGCACCGCAAGGTGCTGCGCGACAACATCCAGGGCATCACCAAGCCGGCCATCCGCCGCCTGGCTCGGCGCGGCGGCGTGAAGCGCATCTCGGGGCTCATCTACGAGGAGACGCGCGGCGTGCTGAAGGTCTTCCTGGAGAACGTGATCCGCGACGCCGTCACGTACACCGAGCACGCCAAGAGGAAGACGGTCACGGCCATGGACGTGGTCTATGCCCTCAAGCGCCAGGGACGCACCCTCTACGGCTTCGGCGGCTGA
- the LOC142362187 gene encoding histone H3 — protein MARTKQTARKSTGGKAPRKQLATKAARKSAPATGGVKKPHRYRPGTVALREIRRYQKSTELLIRKLPFQRLVREIAQDFKTDLRFQSSAVMALQEASEAYLVGLFEDTNLCAIHAKRVTIMPKDIQLARRIRGERA, from the coding sequence ATGGCGCGCACGAAGCAGACGGCGCGCAAGTCGACGGGCGGGAAGGCGCCCCGCAAGCAGCTGGCCACCAAGGCGGCCCGCAAGAGCGCGCCGGCCACGGGCGGCGTGAAGAAGCCGCACCGCTACCGGCCCGGCACGGTGGCGCTGCGCGAGATCCGGCGCTACCAGAAGTCGACGGAGCTGCTGATCCGCAAGCTGCCCTTCCAGCGCCTGGTGCGCGAGATCGCGCAGGACTTCAAGACCGACCTGCGCTTCCAGAGCTCGGCCGTGATggcgctgcaggaggcgagcgAGGCCTACCTGGTGGGGCTGTTCGAGGACACCAACCTCTGTGCCATCCACGCCAAGCGCGTCACCATCATGCCCAAGGACATCCAGCTGGCCCGCCGCATCCGCGGGGAGCGCGCCTGA